The Streptomyces uncialis genomic interval CCGCCGATCCGTCCCAGCTCCCGGGCCTCAGCGAGGCGTTGCAGGGGTTCCCGCCCGTGCCCTCACGCTGGATCGACCCCGCGGCCCTGCCCGACTGGACCGTCCCGCAGGACTTCGGCGAAACGATCCGGTCCGTCGTCGTGACCCCCCTGCCCGGCCACGGCGTGCCCGCCGGAGCCCTGATCCTGCTGCGCACCACCGATCACGCGCGGTTCAGCGAGAACGAAGAGATCTTCGCCCGGCTGTTCGCCGCCCGGGCCGGCGCCGCCCTGTCCGCCTCCCGCCTCTACAGCGAACAGAGCGCCATCACCCAGACCCTCATGCGCGACCTGCTCCCGCCCCGGCTCCAGCGGCTCAACGGCGTGGAGATCAGCGGCGGCTACCGGGCCGCCGGGGCCGGCGAACGGGTGGGCGGCGACTTCTACGACGCCCACCCCGGCAGCACCCCGGACGACGCGTCACTGGTGGTTCTGGGCGACGTGTGCGGCAAGGGCCTGGACGCGGCGGTCCTGACCGGCAAGATCCGCAACACCCTCCAGGCACTGATGCCGATGGCGGACGACCACGAGCGCATGCTGCAACTCCTCAACGGAGCGCTCCTGACCTCGCACCACACCCGCTTCGCGACCCTGGTGATGGCGTCGGCGCAGCGCACGGAGAACCAGGTACGGCTGCGCCTCACCTCGGCCGGTCATCCCGCCCCGCTGGTGATCCGCATGGACGGCAGCGTCGAGGAGGTCCCCACCCACGGCACTCTGATCGGCGCCCTCCCGACCATCGAGGTCCGCTCGGTCGAGACGGTTCTGCAACCGGGCGAGACATGCGTGCTCTACACCGACGGATTCACCGAGGCCCGCGGCGGACCGCTCGGCGACGAACTGTTCGGCGACGAACGCCTGAAGCATGCCTTGGCGGAGTGCGCCGGCATGCCCGGGGAAGCCGTCGTCGAGCGCATCCAGATGCTCGCCTCGCAGTGGCTGCGTGACGGCCGCCGCGACGACATGGCCGTCATCGCGATCAGCGCCCCCCTCACGACCCACCTGAGTGCGGTGAACGGCCACACCCGGGGCAGGTACACCGCATGAACCCGACCGACAACACCGAAACCGGCGACGTCCGGACTCTCCAGGACCGGCTGTGGAAGGCGGTGACCGGCCGCGACGAACACCGTGCCGCCGATATCGTCCTCACCGCCCTGGAGGATGGCGTGGACGCGGAGACGATCCTGCTGGATCTCATCGCCCCGGTGCAGGTGAAGGTCGGTGCGCAGTGGGCGGCCAACCGCCTGAGCGTCGCACAGGAACATGCCGCCACCGCGATAACCGAGCGCGTCATCGCCGCCCTCGCCCACCACCCCGCCGTCCGCACCCCACCTGCCCTGGGCCGGGTCACCGTGGCGTGCGTGGACCAGGAATGGCACGTCCTGCCGGCCCGCCTCCTTGCCGAAGTCCTCACCCTGCGCGGCTGGCAGGTCGACTTCCTGGGCGCCCAGGTGCCCACCCACCACCTCATCACCCACCTCCACCACCACGGCGCGGACGCCGTCGCGCTCTCCTCCTCCCTCCCCACCCGACTGCCCACCGCCCACGCCGCGATCACCGCCTGCCAGGCCATCGGAATCCCCGTCCTCACCGGCGGAGCGGCCTTCGGACCCGACGGCCGCTACGCCCGCCTGCTCGGAGCCAACGCCTGGGCCCCCGACGCACGCGCCGCCGCCCGGCAGCTCGCCGACGGCATCCCCCCGCCCAGTCTCGCCGCCGGGCGGCAGCAGATCGACGACCTTCCCCACCTCGCCGACCAGGAGTACACGTTCGTCGCCCGCTCCCAGGGACAGCTCGTCAGAGGAGTCCTCGCCCGGCTCGAAGAGCAGTTCCCCGCGATGGCCGCCTACACCGCCCCCCAGCGCGAGCGCACCGCCGAGGACATCGGACACATCGTCGACTTCCTGGCCGCGGCCCTCTACACCGATGACGACGACCTGTTCACCACGTTCATCATCTGGACGGCCGGCATCCTCACCGCACGCCACGTCCCCGCCCGGTCCCTGCACCCCGCCCTGAACATCCTGGCCGCCGAACTCAAGGACTTCCCCCGATCCACCCGGCTGCTCGACCAGGCACGCTTCGCCCTGGACGGCGCGCCCCTGCCGGCCGGAACACACCCCGGAGTCACCGCATGACCCCCATGCCCCATTCCCCCTTCATCCTCACCGTTGAAGCCGGCCCGGGCACCGCATCCCTCCATCTCGCGGGCGACCTCGACTACGCCACCAGCGACGAACTGGTCCAGCACGCCGACCACTGCCTCACCACGCGACCCGACCTCCACGATCTGCGTCTCGACTGCACCGCACTCCGGTTCTGCGACACGATGGGCATCTCCGCCCTCCTGATGATCCACCGCAAGACCACCGCACGGGACGTACGGCTCCATCTGGACGGTCCGCCCCCGTTCCTGGAACGCATCCTGAACACCACCGGAGTCCGGCAGCTCTTCCACTCCCCGGCGCACCCGTCCCAGCAGGCCGACCAGGCGCCCCCCGGA includes:
- a CDS encoding SpoIIE family protein phosphatase, with the translated sequence MVSVTGPEQHSYGLWAQAPCPAIMADGTGTLVQVNPAAALLLKDAVPGASMRDAVPDWLASAHREAVAHGQLLAQDRRHAEALPPVSGRIAAHSFEAHPTAQRDGSVAWWLIDDTDRRNAEEALATERERTRFLAEASNVLLASLNTDRCMAATAQLAAEYLADVAVVVAPSSGGKLPVALAITGQDVIRTRVSADPSQLPGLSEALQGFPPVPSRWIDPAALPDWTVPQDFGETIRSVVVTPLPGHGVPAGALILLRTTDHARFSENEEIFARLFAARAGAALSASRLYSEQSAITQTLMRDLLPPRLQRLNGVEISGGYRAAGAGERVGGDFYDAHPGSTPDDASLVVLGDVCGKGLDAAVLTGKIRNTLQALMPMADDHERMLQLLNGALLTSHHTRFATLVMASAQRTENQVRLRLTSAGHPAPLVIRMDGSVEEVPTHGTLIGALPTIEVRSVETVLQPGETCVLYTDGFTEARGGPLGDELFGDERLKHALAECAGMPGEAVVERIQMLASQWLRDGRRDDMAVIAISAPLTTHLSAVNGHTRGRYTA
- a CDS encoding cobalamin B12-binding domain-containing protein, giving the protein MNPTDNTETGDVRTLQDRLWKAVTGRDEHRAADIVLTALEDGVDAETILLDLIAPVQVKVGAQWAANRLSVAQEHAATAITERVIAALAHHPAVRTPPALGRVTVACVDQEWHVLPARLLAEVLTLRGWQVDFLGAQVPTHHLITHLHHHGADAVALSSSLPTRLPTAHAAITACQAIGIPVLTGGAAFGPDGRYARLLGANAWAPDARAAARQLADGIPPPSLAAGRQQIDDLPHLADQEYTFVARSQGQLVRGVLARLEEQFPAMAAYTAPQRERTAEDIGHIVDFLAAALYTDDDDLFTTFIIWTAGILTARHVPARSLHPALNILAAELKDFPRSTRLLDQARFALDGAPLPAGTHPGVTA
- a CDS encoding STAS domain-containing protein produces the protein MPHSPFILTVEAGPGTASLHLAGDLDYATSDELVQHADHCLTTRPDLHDLRLDCTALRFCDTMGISALLMIHRKTTARDVRLHLDGPPPFLERILNTTGVRQLFHSPAHPSQQADQAPPGNRTSPEPPG